Part of the Ptiloglossa arizonensis isolate GNS036 chromosome 7, iyPtiAriz1_principal, whole genome shotgun sequence genome, CATTATTGGCCGCCTTTAATTAATGAACAttcgatacaaatttaaatGTTAAACACGAAGAAATGTTAAGAAGAAAATAACGGTTAAAGATGCGCGGTAAGCACGCGGAGCGCACCGGGTAAATGTATCGCGCATGTGCGGAGATTGCCAATTGTTCGCGAGTCTCGTCACAAGCAGGGTCCGAAGATAAATAACTTTTTTCCGCTTGTCGAGCACGCAGGGACAAAAGTAGAACGGGAGAGGGAGAATTCATTGGATTTCTCGGCGGAAAACTGTTTTCCGTGTGCTGAGGGCCGGTGGCCAAGTGATGCATATGTCTAGGGTCGGAGGAACTCAGGTTCTGGCCACAGCACAGGTGAAGAGGACGGCCGCTGATCACGGAGCGGTGGTAAACTTCGGTGCTGCAAAGCGCAGCAAGCTGTCCGCCGTTGCGGTCACGGAGATCAACGAGATCGAAAACATGACGGATACGGCCGCGGCCACGACCGATACCCAGAAGAGGGCCAATTTCTCGGCGTTGACCGTCGGGAATCCGAACGGCGTCAATAAGATTTCACCGAGTCTGGCGAGTGCGAAGCCAGGCACAGCTAGAAAGCTCGTCATCAAAAACTTTAAAAGTAAGCAAGATCTTAGGACTACCTAACCTCAAAGTCAGCTGGTACTGATTTGCAAAGATTCGCGGTGTATGTAATTTATGGCTGGCAATGTGCCTTCAAGGATTGCGACATTCCTATCAAAATACGACTTTACAAGTTTTGTGACACTCTTATTCCGTGTTACCGATCCAAGGACAAATTGGTTCTTATTGCGATTAATAATACGAAACTGACATAACCTAACCTGATGCCTAAAGAAAACTGAAAACGTATCAACGTCTTTAAGAcgtattatttatctttttataCGGTTTCCAGAAGTTTCATATCTACATCGATtgtgcaattaattaaaaatattagctTATATAAccatatttttaattcttccaAATGACTAATCCAAAATAAATATGAATGAactatttttgtaattattgaaTGGAAATCTTTAAATAGATGCATAATCTcaagttttattttcaatttaaagtATACACAATAAGGGTtgcaataattaaatttcttattgtataataattatgacacccaaaattacacaaattcatgtatatttttaatacttgGTTTCATAAAGGATTCAACTGTACCAACAATTTTGTTAACTAATTATCAaatcattttgtatattttttttacattgttgtaattattgtaaatttattatacaaaattatatcaAATTTAATTACAGTATTTGTTTGTTATTTTAATACTTAAACACAAGAAGAGGGTTTTAAGAATTCatgaaaaaaataatgataCATGAATATTAATGTCATGAATTTTATATAGACAAACCAAAATTGCCAGAAAATTATCAAGAGCAAACATGGGAAAAATTGCAAGAGGCTGTAATTGCAATACAAACTAGCAAGAGTATTCGTTATTCATTGGAAGAACTTTATCAAGCAGTTGAAAATATGTGTAATCATAAAATGGCATCTACATTATACACAAAACTTACAAGGTTAACGGAAGCCCATGTTCAAGCTAATATAGAACAGTTCTTGGCAGAATCCATGGACAGGCATATATTCTTGAAAAAAATGAATGAATGCTGGCAGTCACATTGTAGACAAATGATTATGATTAGGAGTATTTTTCTATATCTGGATAGAACATATGTATTACAAAATCCAAGTATTTTGTCCATATGGTAAGTAGTGCTTCATTcctatttgtaaattttatatttattattattccattcttattatttatataattgtagGGATATGGGACTACATTTGTTTGGAGTATATATTGTTCTAAACAATTTAGTTCAAACACGTACAGTAGAAGGACTACTTATGCTCATAGAAAAAGAGCGACAGGGTGACACGGTAGACAGAACACTTCTTAAATCATTATTACGGATGTTATCAGATTTACAAATTTACCAAGATGCCTTTGAAACTAAGTATGAATTTATTACAACATTTTTTACATCTACATATCTTGAAACAATTCATTATTGTGCTTTTATCACTGAATTCCTATTTCTATAGATTTCTGGTAGCTACAGAAAGATTGTATGCAGCAGAGGGTCAACGATTGATGAACGAACACGATGTTCCTGAGTACTTAGCACATGTGGACAAACGACTGCAGGAAGAGAATGAACGTTTGTTACATTACCTTGATGCATCTACAAAGTAAATAATGTATTAATAATTTCTACATAGTTTCTTAAAATGTGCTTCTTCCTTATAAtggtaatttaattttataggtGGTCATTAATACACACAGTGGAAAAACAATTGTTATCTGAACATATTACCAGCATTTTACAAAAAGGATTAAGTGGTTTGTTGGACGAAAATAGAATTAGTGATTTATCTTtactttataatttatatagtcGAGTGAAAAATGGCCTTGTAGAACTTTGTTTGAATTTCAATTCTTATATAAAGGTATGATTTTTATGTATACTTAATAAATTCAATGGTGAATATTATATCATTCAAATTACAGTTACATTTGTCCATTGTTTCTATAGAAAAAAGGTAAAACTATAGTCATAGATCCAGAGAAAGATAAGACTATGGTTCAAGAGCTTTTAGACTTCAAAGATAAAATGGACAATATAGTTAATACATGTTTTCATAAAAACGAGAAGTTTGCAAATAGTTTAAAAGAAGCTTTTGAAGCTTTTATCAATCAACGAGCAAATAAACCGGCTGAATTAATAGGTAACATTAATGTCTTTATATTAGTATAacagtatatttattatttttaataataggaAATTAATATGTATTATTGTGATTGTAGCAAAATTTGTTGATTGCAAGTTGCGAGCAGGTAACAAAGAAGCAACGGAAGAAGAATTAGAAAGATTATTAGATAAAATTATGGTACTGTTTAGATTTATACATGGAAAAGATGTATTTGAAGCATTTTATAAAAAAGATTTGGCCAAACGTTTATTAGTAGGTAAATCGGCTTCTGTAGATTCTGAAAAGTCCATGTTATCAAAATTAAAACAAGAATGTGGAGGTGGTTTTACCAGTAAATTAGAAGGGATGTTCAAAGATATGGAACTCAGTAAAGATATTAATATTGCTTTTAAACAAGTAAGTATAAATATCGCGTTCAGCTTCTAATATGAACAAAACTATAATTTAAATgtctattttctttattttttcaactGTGAAATCTTTCTTCATGAATTAGTACGCAGGAAATCTGCAAAATGAATTGTCTGCTAGTAATTTGGATTTAACTGTTTCTATACTTACAATGGGTTATTGGCCAACATATCCTGTAATGGAAGTAACATTAACACCAGAAATGGTTCAGTACCAAgatgtatttaacaaattttatttgggAAAACATAGTGGTAGGAAATTGCAGTGGCAACCTACCCTGGGGCATTGTGTGCTCAAAGCTTGGTTTAATCAGGTATTCTTaatgtttaataataaattaattcttaAACTGCTTCAATATgtgtttataaaaaataaaatctatTTTTATGTCAATTTGAAAATAGGGTAACAAAGAGCTTCAAGTATCACTGTTTCAAGCATTGGTATTAATTATGTTTAACGATTCTGACAATTTGTCTCTGGAAGATATAAAGGCAGCAACAAATATAGAAGATGGTGAACTTAGAAGAACTTTACAATCTTTAGCTTGTGGAAAAGCTAGAGTGTTGCAAAAAAATCCTCGGGGAAGGGATGTTGCAGACAATGATAGATTTGTGTTTAATGCAGATTTTACAAACAAATTGTTCAGAATTAAGATAAACCAAAttcaaatgaaagaaacggtaaaaAAGATTTCTTTAAACCTTTTAAATTCTATATTATGAAGAATTGTTGTATGAtgtataatttgtttccttttttagaATGAAGAACAAAAAGCTACAGAAGAAAGAGTCTATCAAGATAGGCAGTATCAAATAGATGCAGCTATTGTCAGAATTATGAAAATGAGGAAAACACTTACGCACAATTTATTGATTAGTGAACTGTACAATCAATTAAAGTTCCCTGTAAAGGTGTGTTATTCATTTAAAGCACGTTATGTTTTAAATATGTTAAATCGAATAAGTATAATTATGTAAACAAAATCCTTTTTCAGCCTGCTGATTTAAAAAAGCGAATTGAATCTCTTATAGATAGGGATTACATGGAACGGGATAAAGATAATGCAAACGAGTACAACTATGTTGCGTAACCTGAATCAAACGCCAAAGTCATTTCAGACTGGGTTGATGCTATATTTTGTAGCAAAAGAAACCAATTCATTTTGGTGTTTGCCTACTGTGAATGTGACATATTGAAGAGGAGGAACAAGAAACTTTTAACTGATTGACTGTCAGCATAATGTTGCAGCATGTGATCGGttgataaaaacaaaaattagaGTGGACCTCGTTGTTTTGGTTTTTGTAGTGCGTAATGGACACTGGACAATTAAGATCCTTTTTAAACAGTGCTTTACTGTTGTTATTCTTGTGTTGTTTCTGGATTTCGCTAAAATGGACCACGTGCAAAATGTTTTTAACGGTACAGCATTTAAAATATATCAACTACGTTTTATGCAGAACAATTTTTCACAGCATATTAAAGATTTAAGAAGATAATGTAGTAAGGATATTctaagaataaaaatacaatgtaTCATTTGACTGAAAGTGAACAAGAATGCATTATTTATGGCAAATATAAGATAGTGTATTGTGGACATAGAATCAAGTGGTTACTGAAATCATTTTGAACAAGCGGAAAATACATTACAAaataaaggtttgtgtatttaacTAACTTTCTGATAAACGGAAAATACTTAATTCGttacagaatttaaaaaatgttactggAAAGTAATATACAACATAACAATATGTGCATTCTGAAAAGTTGAAAGCCACAAAGTTTAAAGAAATCTTATTGGAGACACAATATTATGTATTTCTGTaataaatttttgtacattaCCTTATAATACAGAGtttataaataagaaaagaaatattgtacaaatgaGATCCATTTTTGTCAAAACAATAGTAAAGCAATACATGTAAGTTTATgatgattttaaaaataatatgaagcactttttaaatattctgtGCTTAGTTTGTAAACTATCTATACTGAAAGTGATATTGTCAGATGAAGTTTTATGTACAAATAGATAATTCttacacttttttttaaattacacgtcATTAGTTTAtacaaaactttaagaaaagtgTATCAATCTTTTTTCGATattatgtaataaaattatacattgCAAAATATAGTAGAAGTGTTTCATATTATTATATGATGAAAATACTCTCCCATTAGCTTTACGATTTCCACTACAAAATTATGATATTAAGATTAAACACGAATATAAATAGTATCTTACTTATTTAATTAGTTTTTGTATATCGTTTGAATAAATTGTAGCTTGTCAAGAGTACaagtttataaaaatgtatgtaTCTTATATGTCattatatacaaattaaaaagtatGTGATATAAACTGATTTTGGCTACTTGTCATTTTGctttatatgtattataaaatattgaaaaattaattacaactaTACTGCTTTCAAAAAtcctatttaaaattataatataaatcttttaaatttatatactaATCTTGCAACAGCTTTATGCGCACATATTGTAAATACAATTcaaatttataaacattttatgtgAACATAATATTTATCTTGAATGACATATGTAATGGAATTATATTCtatgaatatttcaaaatgcATAACAAATATTCACATTATGTTTGCAACTTCCTTTATGTTTTaccattataaaaattaattgtaactTCTTTTTAGTAACTCTGTATTACAAGGTTATTTTACAAATGGTTATTAAAGAAACTATTTATAGCTCGTGTAAATGCTGTGCAAAATTCTAGGAACATAATAAAGTActggaacaaaaataaataaaccttAAATCGCTGTAATTgtatattaaatgaaatatacaATTTCTTACAATCTCTTTTAGTGTAATCTAAAAACAAAGACAAgattattgtaaaaaatgtcCAGTGCTTTTTTTGTGAATACAAACATCTAATTCTATGCCATGAAATATGTAAGGACAACAAAAACTTTCAGAAAAAAATAAGCAGAGATTCACATAATGTAGGAACcgattgttattaaaaaaaatatgtatgtattattAATGCTATTGATAAGATTTGGAAATGGATCATCCAGTGGCTTGTTCAGTCGTTTTATGTCAGTGTAATTATTAACTAGCTTATTAATGGAATTTTGTATAAACGCAAGGAAAAATGTTGATGAATCATTAGCCAATTTTAATGGAAGCCCTAACGGAGAGTTTTAACACAAATTAAAACAATCCCAAACGCAGTACATGGTAAATTCATGCTAGAAGTAATTTCAAAGTAAATATAGAATAAGTGAAAATAGTAATACAGCCACGTTATAGTTTTGGTactatatttcatttttgtaaaaataaaataataggcTTATTTCGCCATTTAGACTAGAGTAACAAGACACTTCAAGAAATGAAACTAGATTATAGAGATTAGCCTTCTCATAAATTACCTTATACTGCGTTTTGTCTGTATTACACTGAAAAACTTATTTTTGTGTAATCATGCATAGATTTATCAGGATTGTAAATAGGGTAAGGTTTCCGTacttgtaataaaataaaataaaaaactcaAATTATCTTTTGTTCATGATacattaattacaattatttacattctATTTACAAAGtatatatttcattataaaattattaaagatatgaaaaatatacagaGTATATTCACTTATGTAAAATGAGATATGCCACTTTTGGCATATGTTATCTATATTAATTCACACGATGAATGTGTAAAATCGgctgttattattttaaataatgcttTTGCATTGTTTATCTTATCTTTTTACTTTTTGCACCTGATCAGTTTTTATATCGATTTCATTAAGCAaagattttgcaaaattgttAGCACTGGCTTCTTGATCTAAAAAATCAGACACTAATTTAGAAGGTGGTTTGCCACCTCCATGTGCTAAACATTCTTTTCGATATCGATCGCCGGCTGTTCGATTAAAAGGGTTTGTTTGGAAATAAGTTTGCCATATCCAAGAAGCAATTGCTCGAGAAATTAGGTAAGAGTAATATTTCGCACCATATCCAACTAAGTGAGAAAATCTTAAATGCCATGCCTATAAACAACATTTGTAgaagatttataataatttgcTATTACACACTTCTTACTAAaagttcaattttaatatttctgtatAATAGTTtactaatatttaaattattaatcagCAAAGTTGAAAGCCTATGTAATAAGTGTTCCTAGTATATACAAATGTatcaatgtaaataattaacaCTATCAGTtcagaaatataattttaactttCATTCACTTTGttaatttagaaatattgtatatgtataatatatgtgATAtaagtttttttattattaaaactaAAAAGAATACATACTGTATTTTCAACATAAGGGAGTCCATAGtatttttcttgtatttctCTCAAAATGTCAGTTGATGATTTCTTTAACTTTCCACTGTGATAAACTTGGTCTAATACACTATAGCACACTTGATTTTGTAATTGAGAAGCACAGAATATATTTTTGGAATCATGTAATTTCTCTAATAAAActattggtattttttccatagtttGAAAATGTTTTGCAAATGTAGACAAAACCTGACagtacaaattaaattattaaaaaattgtaaaatctgTAATTTAACTAGTAATGTCACAATTATTATCACAACTCACCCTTGGATCACTTGCAAAATATTCCATTAATATACTTGGCACCTCTGCAAAATCTGTACTACATCTAGTACCAGTTACATGTTGATACTTTGTTCTACCTAACATAGAGTGTAATGCATGGCCCATTTCATGGAATAAGTTCTCTACGGAAGCAGGGCTCAACAAGCATGGGTTGGACCACTTTGGTGGTGGTAACGATAGCATTAATACTGCTATTGGattctgtaaaaaaatatttatagaaaaatcaaATTTCCGTTAAATTAATGTTGTACATTAAAAGTATTTCGTACTTGATAAGATCCATCAGACAATTGCCTTCCACCCTTAATAGTAAAATGACAATCTTGATTAGGTTTCCCTTCTCTTTCAAAGAAATCACAATATATATATCCCAAAActgtttcattttcttctatAACAGCAATTTTAAGTATATTATTTGCCCAAACTTCGCCGGATAAAATTGGCATAGACTCCAGACGGATGCCATATAATGCTTGTGTTAAAATGTTTATTCCATCCATACAGGCACCAAGTGAAAAATATGGAGTAAATTCGGTAATAGACATATTCAACCAAGTTCTTTTTGCTTTTCCTATAAAATATGCAGTATCCCATGGCATTAAGTtctaagtgaaaaaaaagaaaattcataaaaaatacTTTACAAATTTCACAAGTGTAAATCAATGAGTTTAATAAACCTGTTTTGTATCTGACTCTGCATCTTTCATCTTCTGCATTTGTTCAAAGTCCTGTGCTGCTTTGAATTTTAAGTTATTATTTAAAGTATTAAGAAATTCATATATTACTTCTGGCGTTTCTACTGTACTTCCCTTTACAGctctaaaaattgtttattttttatacataagAATACAGACAATATGTATTCTTAGTTTATAATTTGTTAATTAATACAGCAAATTTACCGATGGGCATATGATGGAAATCCACATAATTTGGCCAAGTCATGTCTGGAGTTTAAAAGTTCACACAAAAGATATTCTTGTTCATTGTCTGGATATAAAAAGACACGATATGCTGCTTCTCGGACCAAATTATTAGAAGAATCTACATAAAGTCCTTgcactattattttattatccttGATTGTGAAActgtgaaatatatttaacaaatttcaataaattatttttcaaatcttaTACATTACAAAATTTCTTAATGGAGAGTGTAAACTCCTTAAAGAGGGTGCCATTATAAAACTTGTACAATTATAATTCTTACTGTTCCCTTAGACCTGGTGGAAGAATGCTAGCATCTACTGTTCGTGCATTACCTGCACCTGCCATAAATTTTTGACCTATCTATATTATGAAGatgttatatatttaaatataattatacttattatgtatgtatgtaaaaatAAACTGCATACTTGTAATATATAATCATTCAATTGTACAACATTCTTTCTTTTGGATTCTGACAAATGTATACCACATTGTTCAAAATCAAACAAAAACAATTTTGCAACATGATCATCTACAGTAGATGTTTTTTGAGTGTCGCCATTATTTACAACAAACCGTAATGCATTATACAGTTCGCGGTGAGTATTTAACCTGCAGAGATTTACAAATAATCTTTTCTATTTCCAAatcaatataaaaagaaaaagagtttTTAACattataagaaaaaatatttacttttctaCTATACCACTGATAAATATACAAGCATTTTCTGCAACTTCAACAAACTCTTTCTTTGGATGAGCAATTCTAATAAATTCTGCTAAATCTGCAACTTTGCATAGTTCATTAGAcatatcatcaaaaatttctacCATCTTGCGTTTCCTGTCCTGACTGGTAGCTTCTATTATGAGTGCATCTATTTGGGTCATTGCTTGATCCTTTAAAATGCTAAATCCTGTTGGAGTTTTTAATTCAGGTATACCAAATAATCCCTGcaagattttaaaaaattttagaatGTGAACCATTGAAGAAGAGAAATAACTAAAATAACTTACAGTATCCACTTTTGATAAgttaaaattatacttttctttGGTAATGGAATTGAACGCTATTGCAAGAGGTGACCATGTATTAACACTCCTATGATTTTTAAAATGCCTAAACATTTGTTTCTTTAGTATGTGCATCATTTTCCATGAAATATTAAACAGaactttttaataaaaacaGTACCATTCATTCAGATGTCTGAAAAAATTGAGACTCAATTTGAAGAACCTTTACATAGCCTGTATTTTCATGTTGTAATAACAAaccatatattataaaatatttttagacaGAGAATGTAACTTATTCttaatatacaatatttgtattaattattcaaataagata contains:
- the LOC143148837 gene encoding mitochondrial intermediate peptidase, coding for MMHILKKQMFRHFKNHRSVNTWSPLAIAFNSITKEKYNFNLSKVDTGLFGIPELKTPTGFSILKDQAMTQIDALIIEATSQDRKRKMVEIFDDMSNELCKVADLAEFIRIAHPKKEFVEVAENACIFISGIVEKLNTHRELYNALRFVVNNGDTQKTSTVDDHVAKLFLFDFEQCGIHLSESKRKNVVQLNDYILQIGQKFMAGAGNARTVDASILPPGLREHFTIKDNKIIVQGLYVDSSNNLVREAAYRVFLYPDNEQEYLLCELLNSRHDLAKLCGFPSYAHRAVKGSTVETPEVIYEFLNTLNNNLKFKAAQDFEQMQKMKDAESDTKQNLMPWDTAYFIGKAKRTWLNMSITEFTPYFSLGACMDGINILTQALYGIRLESMPILSGEVWANNILKIAVIEENETVLGYIYCDFFEREGKPNQDCHFTIKGGRQLSDGSYQNPIAVLMLSLPPPKWSNPCLLSPASVENLFHEMGHALHSMLGRTKYQHVTGTRCSTDFAEVPSILMEYFASDPRVLSTFAKHFQTMEKIPIVLLEKLHDSKNIFCASQLQNQVCYSVLDQVYHSGKLKKSSTDILREIQEKYYGLPYVENTAWHLRFSHLVGYGAKYYSYLISRAIASWIWQTYFQTNPFNRTAGDRYRKECLAHGGGKPPSKLVSDFLDQEASANNFAKSLLNEIDIKTDQVQKVKR
- the Cul4 gene encoding cullin 4, whose product is MHMSRVGGTQVLATAQVKRTAADHGAVVNFGAAKRSKLSAVAVTEINEIENMTDTAAATTDTQKRANFSALTVGNPNGVNKISPSLASAKPGTARKLVIKNFKNKPKLPENYQEQTWEKLQEAVIAIQTSKSIRYSLEELYQAVENMCNHKMASTLYTKLTRLTEAHVQANIEQFLAESMDRHIFLKKMNECWQSHCRQMIMIRSIFLYLDRTYVLQNPSILSIWDMGLHLFGVYIVLNNLVQTRTVEGLLMLIEKERQGDTVDRTLLKSLLRMLSDLQIYQDAFETKFLVATERLYAAEGQRLMNEHDVPEYLAHVDKRLQEENERLLHYLDASTKWSLIHTVEKQLLSEHITSILQKGLSGLLDENRISDLSLLYNLYSRVKNGLVELCLNFNSYIKKKGKTIVIDPEKDKTMVQELLDFKDKMDNIVNTCFHKNEKFANSLKEAFEAFINQRANKPAELIAKFVDCKLRAGNKEATEEELERLLDKIMVLFRFIHGKDVFEAFYKKDLAKRLLVGKSASVDSEKSMLSKLKQECGGGFTSKLEGMFKDMELSKDINIAFKQYAGNLQNELSASNLDLTVSILTMGYWPTYPVMEVTLTPEMVQYQDVFNKFYLGKHSGRKLQWQPTLGHCVLKAWFNQGNKELQVSLFQALVLIMFNDSDNLSLEDIKAATNIEDGELRRTLQSLACGKARVLQKNPRGRDVADNDRFVFNADFTNKLFRIKINQIQMKETNEEQKATEERVYQDRQYQIDAAIVRIMKMRKTLTHNLLISELYNQLKFPVKPADLKKRIESLIDRDYMERDKDNANEYNYVA